A genome region from Polyodon spathula isolate WHYD16114869_AA chromosome 19, ASM1765450v1, whole genome shotgun sequence includes the following:
- the LOC121294461 gene encoding cilia- and flagella-associated protein 161-like isoform X1: MSSVRTFSANVRVGNWSEDISLDETNLSVTTDELVHFGDTVMLVNPGTEKESLTGIDPFRHPSSLSINADTTNVGINSSLVAPCGMSASTNLTPCVRNSFRIESVDGTPAGEPLTYGQSFALRTTHGFAGELYLISDHKTFEKCALKSRLQEVSLTEQPSFLSCWQAVYHDPQLRLEYEGCPVPANSKVLISHCKTNQCLAALENYTLLTLYGKEYEVTAHTYLDSHKAERDLNHWLLVTRNPGKDAPTIIDRPEPPVETTRTPAEGTVPQTVEENPQTVEGNGGL, from the exons ATGAGCAGCGTAAGAACCTTCAGCGCTAATGTTCGGGTTGGAAACTGGAGCGAAGATATTAGTCTTGATGAG ACTAATCTGTCAGTGACCACAGATGAATTGGTCCACTTTGGAGACACGGTAATGCTGGTAAACCCTGGTACCGAGAAGGAAAGCCTTACTGGCATCGATCCATTCCGTCACCCTTCATCCCTGAGTATTAATGCGGACACGACGAACGTCGGGATCAATTCCTCGCTTGTGGCCCCTTGTGGAATGAGTGCGAGCACGAACCTGACCCCCTGTGTTAGAAACTCTTTCAGAATTGAAAG TGTTGATGGAACTCCTGCGGGTGAGCCTCTGACATATGGCCAGAGCTTTGCTCTAAGGACCACACACGGCTTTGCAGGCGAG TTATATTTGATAAGCGACCATAAAACATTCGAGAAGTGTGCCTTGAAATCCCGCCTACAGGAAGTGAGTTTGACTGAGCAGCCTTCATTCCTGTCATGCTGGCAGGCTGTTTACCATGACCCTCAATTACGTCTTGAATATGAAGGATGCCCTGTTCCT gcAAACTCAAAAGTGCTTATCAGTCATTGCAAGACAAACCAATGCTTGGCCGCTCTTGAAAACTACACTTTATT GACACTGTATGGAAAAGAATATGAAGTCACAGCACACACCTATCTGGACTCCCATAAGGCTGAGCGTGATCTTAATCACTGGCTTCTGGTAACCAGGAACCCGGGCAAAGACGCACCAACAATAATCGACAGACCTGAGCCACCAGTCGAAACAACAAGGACACCAGCTGAAGGGACTGTGCCACAAACTGTGGAGGAGAACCCACAAACTGTGGAGGGGAATGGTGGTTTGTAG
- the LOC121294461 gene encoding cilia- and flagella-associated protein 161-like isoform X2 — MSSVRTFSANVRVGNWSEDISLDEDVLKDFLARKEKGELIVQKTSFLKRSILKETNLSVTTDELVHFGDTVMLVNPGTEKESLTGIDPFRHPSSLSINADTTNVGINSSLVAPCGMSASTNLTPCVRNSFRIESVDGTPAGEPLTYGQSFALRTTHGFAGELYLISDHKTFEKCALKSRLQEVSLTEQPSFLSCWQAVYHDPQLRLEYEGCPVPANSKVLISHCKTNQCLAALENYTLLTLYGKEYEVTAHTYLDSHKAERDLNHWLLVTRNPGKDAPTIIDRPEPPVETTRTPAEGTVPQTVEENPQTVEGNGGL, encoded by the exons ATGAGCAGCGTAAGAACCTTCAGCGCTAATGTTCGGGTTGGAAACTGGAGCGAAGATATTAGTCTTGATGAG GACGTACTGAAAGACTTCTTAGCCAGGAAAGAAAAAGGGGAATTGATTGTACAGAAAACAAGCTTCCTTAAACGCAGTATTTTGAAAGAG ACTAATCTGTCAGTGACCACAGATGAATTGGTCCACTTTGGAGACACGGTAATGCTGGTAAACCCTGGTACCGAGAAGGAAAGCCTTACTGGCATCGATCCATTCCGTCACCCTTCATCCCTGAGTATTAATGCGGACACGACGAACGTCGGGATCAATTCCTCGCTTGTGGCCCCTTGTGGAATGAGTGCGAGCACGAACCTGACCCCCTGTGTTAGAAACTCTTTCAGAATTGAAAG TGTTGATGGAACTCCTGCGGGTGAGCCTCTGACATATGGCCAGAGCTTTGCTCTAAGGACCACACACGGCTTTGCAGGCGAG TTATATTTGATAAGCGACCATAAAACATTCGAGAAGTGTGCCTTGAAATCCCGCCTACAGGAAGTGAGTTTGACTGAGCAGCCTTCATTCCTGTCATGCTGGCAGGCTGTTTACCATGACCCTCAATTACGTCTTGAATATGAAGGATGCCCTGTTCCT gcAAACTCAAAAGTGCTTATCAGTCATTGCAAGACAAACCAATGCTTGGCCGCTCTTGAAAACTACACTTTATT GACACTGTATGGAAAAGAATATGAAGTCACAGCACACACCTATCTGGACTCCCATAAGGCTGAGCGTGATCTTAATCACTGGCTTCTGGTAACCAGGAACCCGGGCAAAGACGCACCAACAATAATCGACAGACCTGAGCCACCAGTCGAAACAACAAGGACACCAGCTGAAGGGACTGTGCCACAAACTGTGGAGGAGAACCCACAAACTGTGGAGGGGAATGGTGGTTTGTAG